A window of Dehalogenimonas sp. WBC-2 genomic DNA:
ATCGGCGAAAACGCGCAGGTTGATAATCTTGTTCAATAAATAGTTAATGTCAGTCTTTTCATCACCGGTAGCGATACCGATGAGGGCGACAAGACCGCCTTTGATATTGCCGATAATTTCATCATCGACGCTTACCAGAGCCCGGCTGACCCTTTGTACCAGAGCCTTCATGACTGATATTGTAGGCTATATGTTGGTGCCGGACAATACGAGCAACATAAAAAAATATACCCAAAAAGGCTATGGACTTAACCCCTAAAGAGGGGTAGAATGGGACTGTGAGAAGCATCCTAAGGTATTTCCCGCCATGCGAGTGATTTGCCCCACGACAAATGGGTGCTGAAGCACTGACGCGTACGAAGCGGCGGTGCTTTTTTATTTCTAACTGAAGGTTTGAGGAGGGGTAAAATGCAATCCAGCTTAATCGGCAAAATTGAGAAAGCCCACCGCTACGCCCAGGAGCCAGACCGAATTTCCTTTACTGATTTGAAAGTCAAATTTCGTGGTGAAAACGATATTCACAACACCGAATTAAAAGATGGCCAGTGGCACTGCAACTGTGATTTCTTTGTCACCTGGGGGCGTTGTTGCCACACAATGGCGCTGGAAAAAGTACTGGGCACAATGCTGACCGAGGAAGCCCGCGTCACTGAGTTTTAACCGGAGAAATCACAGATTTAGCACAGCTATCACATTGTGCTCTCCTGCAATGGAAGAGAAAATGGATGTGCGAAGCGGTTTGCCGCCGGGTGACTTCTGTCATATTTCATTTATTTTGGCTTGATTTTCTGACTTCATCCCTGATTACATCGGGATAAGTGGTCAGTCTTGCAATGACGATGGGGTAATGGAAAAAGACTTAACAGTAATCATCGGGGGTGGAGCTGCGGGTATTTGTGCTGCTATCAGTACTGTACGACGCGGCGGGCAAGCCGTTATCTGTGAAAAGACATCGTTCCTGGGCAAGAAAATTCTTGCTACCGGCAACGGCCGGTGTAATCTGCTGAACGATGATCTCAGTGAAACGCATTATAACGCTGCTGCCCGAGTCCTGGTGCGTTCAGTCTTTGACCGGTTCGGCAAGGCGGCAATACTGGATTTCTTCAAGAGCCTGGGACTGGAGACGTATTCTCAGGACGGACGTATCTTCCCCCGCACCAATCAGGCAGCCTCGGTACTGAAGCTGCTGGAGATGGAATTAAAACGCCTCAACGTGCCGGTGGAATACGGTTTTGACTGTGACGGTGTAGTGCGCTCAGGCAGAGGACTGATGGTAACGTCTAAATCCGGTAAGCGGCTGGGGTGCCGCAAGGTCATTATCGCCGGGGGCGGCAAAACCTACCCGGCCTTTGGCGCTGACGGCGGGGCTTTCACTCTTGCCCGGCAGTTGGGCCATACTATTGTAGAGCCGGTACCCTCGGCAGTACCGCTGGTTATCAAAGACAATCTATGCCACATGTTACAGGGTCAGCGCATTTTTGCCAGCGCCCGCAGCGTCGTGAACGGCAAACCGGGTGAGGCGGTTAGCGGTGAACTGCTATTCACTAAATACGGCCTTTCCGGCACCTGTGTGTTTGATATCAGTGAAGCGGTATCGGTGGCTATTAATCGTCAGCATCAAACCGATGTCGAAGTGGCAGTAGACATGGTGCCGTTTATGGACGAGGTGCCGCTAACCAAAGAACTCGACCGCCGCCGAAAAATGAAAGTGTCCCCGGAAGATATGCTGACGGGGATATTGCCGAATAAATTCGGTCTGGTTTTGAAAGAGCATTTTGAGCAAAATAACCTTAATATAGCGGTCAGGTCCCTCAAAAACCGGCACTTCAAGGTATCCGGCACCCGGGGCTGGAATGAGGCAGAGTTCACCAGCGGCGGTGTTACGGTTGACGAGATCAAACCAGGGACGCTTGAATCAAAACTGACCGAAGGTGTCTATTTTGCCGGTGAAGTGCTGGACGTTGATGGCGGGCGTGGCGGGTATAACCTCGGCTGGGCGTGGGCTTCGGGGGTGGTGGCGGGGAATCCAGACTAAGCAATCAAGCTAATAATAATTCCGAATTAAGATTTTTTCCCATGCGAGAACCCGCCATGATCTCCTGCCAGACGCGCTCTGACACTGGCTTCGGCGTTTTCCCTGGTCTCTGAACTGCCGACGATCTCGTTGTGGTCTTTATTGATAATCACCCATGGCGCAGGGTCACCTTCGGCATTTTTGTGCCCTTCCTGGTATTCGATGCGATACGGCATGCAACCTCCCTTTAGCACTTGACTGGATCCAGTATAACCCTGCTTGAAGTGATTCGAAATTGGTGAAATTACCTAATTTAGGTGAAATAAAATGCAATCTTCTTTAATGAGCGTGTTTCTTCTTTGAATAATTTGACCATGGCCTCCTGGGTTTTGGTCCCGAATCAATGCTCTGAGCTAGTCATTGTTGTATTGAACACATCCTAAAAAATCCTTGCCTTAACTAACTACCCGTCATATAATTTCACAAGCAACCTCTTTTCGCCCGTCAAACAGTTAAGATTGTTTGAGGTACCGGACTGATTTGAACACTGAAACATATGGGTTAAAGCCGCTGTGTGAAGTCTGTAACCGGCATAAGTACCCGTGCCAGTGTTCCATTGCCAGTGATGAAATAATCATAGGTTGCAGGCATTTTATCCGGACGGTTGTTTCCGGGTCCCCCAAATTCGATTACGGCAAAAATTTGCACAACTTCATGCAGATGGGCAATAAACCCTTGGCAGATTGAGACAACCTCCGGAATATTGAAGGGTTACTTGTATAGAGGAGGTCTGGTTAACCAGACCTCCTCTTATTTGTTCAGGAATTTCCCGAAAATCTATTCATCAAAAGCCTGGCTGACCTTCCAGACTTTCCACACGTTACCGACCAGCTCCGGTCCTGGCTTTAACGTTTGTTTGCCGGGTTTCCAGCCGGAAGGAGTGGCCTCGGTTCCCTTGGAATTGCGCACTAACTGGAACGCTTTTATCTGACGGATAGATTCGGCGATATTGCGGCCGACCGGGGGTGTCAGGACTTCAAAACCCTGGATATTGCCGTCAGGGTCAATGATAAATCTACCTCTGGTTTCCACACCGCTGTCTTCATCATAAATGCCATACATCTTACCGATGCTGCCGTCCTGGTCAGACATCATGGCGAAGGGGATATCTTTGTTAATCATTTTGGACAGTTCATGGTCATTCCACATTTTATGAACGAAGATACTGTCCACGCTCATGGATAGAACCTCTACACCCAGGGCCTGGAATTCATTGTATTTTTCAGCAACTGCTGAAACTTCGGTGGCTCAGACAAAGGTGAAATCACCTGGATAGAAGCATAGCAACACCCACTTGCCTTTGTACTCGGAAAGGCTGGTGTTGATGAACTTGCCATTGTGAAAAGCTGACGCTGTAAAATCAGGGGCGGGTTTACCTACTTTAACCATGGGCTTTCTTACCTCCTTCACTGGTGTTTCAGCGGACACAGGGGTTTCAGCCGCCGTTTTTTTGATTGCGGGTCTCTGACATCCGGGTTTGAATTCTTCAGGCATAACACCTCCTTGTCACTAATGTATTATATTATACTACAAGGACAAGCGGATTTATGCCTTAAAGAATCAAAACATAAAAGACATAATTTTTTTGAAGCTGGTAATGCAGAGAGGCTAGACAGTTTCCAACGCCTCACCCACTACGAATAACGACCCGGTGATACATACAAGACCGTTGTTTCCTGCCAGGTCCATTCCCAGTTGTATTGCTTTGCCGACAGTTTCGACCCGGTGAACCGCCTTCCTGCGGCTTTCAAACGCGGCGCTCAATCGTTCGATATCCATTGACCGGGGATGACGGGCGCGGGTAATGACCACCTCATCGAATTCGGGTATGAGTACCTCGACCATGCCGCCGATATCTTTATCGGCCGATGCCCCAATGACCAGGATGGCAGGGTGGGGACGGGTGGGCAGGTATGCCTTGATGGAAATAATGAGCTCACATGCGGCGGCGGGGTTGTGGGCTCCGTCCACGATCACCAGAGGGTGTTGCCGGACTATTTGAAAGCGTCCCGGCCATTCAGTGGCCGCTAAACCGTCCTCAATATTGTTTTTAGTAATATTAACACCCTGCTCAATAAGTGATTCCAGCGTTGCTACAGCTACCGCAGTGTTGATGCGCTGGTAGCTGCCCAGAAGCGGAAGTCGAATATTATAGCGGTTCAATCGTCCAGTGATAGAAAAAAATTGCCATTCGTCTTTGAAGTATGATGGCGATAATGATGCCATATGTGTCAGCCGCAACGGCGCGCCCCGGCGGCGGCAGGTATCCTCAATGACCTTTTCTACATCCCCGGCTTGCGGTGCGCTGACCACCGGCACGCCGGGCTTAATAATTCCTGCCTTTTCAGCGGCAATCTCGGACAGGGTACTGCCTAAGACCTCGGTATGTTCCAGATTGATAGTGGTAATGACGGCAATATCCGGAGTCACAACATTGGTGGCATCCAGCCGCCCGCCGAGACCGACCTCAATGACCTGCCATTCTACATTCTGCTCACTGAAGAACACGAAGGCCATGACGGTCATAATCTCAAAGGTGGTCAGTTCACCAAACCTGGCTTCGGCGTTAATGGCCGCCACCAGCGGTTTTAGCTTCAAAGCCACAGCGACGAACTCAGCCTGAGTGATGTCGCGACCATTGACCCTAAAACGTTCAGTTGTCTCGATGAGATGCGGTGAGGTGTACAGACCAACTTTGAAACCTGATTGCCGTAATACGGAATAGACCATAGCGGCGGTGGAGCCCTTGCCCTTGCTGCCGGCGATATGGACGGTTCTGGTTTTCAGGTGGGGATTGCCAAGCTTTTCTAAGAGAAGGCAGACTCGCCGCAGGTCATAGCGCGATGGATCACGGGGACGGGCCACCGCCTCATAATCTACAAAGCCATAGAGCCACTCAAGGGCGACAAGGTATTCCTGATCCGGTACCAAACTCATTAGCCCTTGCTTATAGACGAGCCGCCGCTGACGTTAACCTCGCCTAGTGACGGGTTGCCGAAGTAGCGGAGAGAGGAGGCTCCGGATAGTTGGACATCCAGGCGACCATCGGAGTTAACTGAACCGGAGGTAGCGCCGGAGAAGTTGACCTTGACGTTGCCGCAGGTGAAGTCTTTAAGAGTGGCATGAGATGCTCCGGAGGCGGTAACATCAAGTGCATTGCCGCTGCCGGTGAGATCCACCGATGAAGCGCCGCTGACATTAAAGCGGGCATCGGCGCTGACTAGACCACCATTGATGTGGGATGCGCCGAAGACCTCCATATCAACATCACCGGATTTAACATTGGTTAAATCGATGCTGCTGGCGCCGGTGGCTTTGAGTGTAAGTGAATGAGTGAAGTTGAAGTTGCTGACAAGTCCCGACGAAGCGCCAGAAACCTCCAGACTGAAGAGATCCGGCATGGTTATCTGAGCTTTGAGAGAGGCGAAGGAATAGCTGCCCGCGCGTAGCTGTACTTTGAGGGTATCGCCGTTTTGTTGTAAATCAAGATATTCGAAAATGTTCTCATTGGTAGTGACGGCGACGCTGAAATCGTTTGACTTAATGATTTCAACATTAAACGAGGTGGCAACAATAATCCGGGTGAAGCCGGTAAAATCAAAGTTCTGTGTCTCTACCGGGCCTCGACCGACGATGCTGCCGATGGTGAAACACCCGGCTGCCGATACGGCTAGTGCCATTATAATTAACAGAGTAACTATTTTTTTGAACATTTTTGTCTCCCCTAGCGTTCAATATAAATCAATAGCAATTAGAACACACCAGGCAAATCGGGAGTTTTGTACTGACCTTTTGAATAGTGTCATTCTTACTTTTTACTGAAACTGGAGGCGCCGGTAATCTTGATATCACCCATGGATGGAGAACCAAGCCAGCGGAGTTTGGAAGCGCTGGAGACATCGGCGTCAATCTTACCGTTTGAATTTAGAGTCAGACTGGAGGCACCGGCCAGTTTGGCCTGGGTATCACCGGTAACCATCTTTTCCAGATTGGCATGTGAAGTTCCAGAAAGGCCGATATTAAGAGTAGCGGCGCTACCGGTGAGTTCAAAGAACGAGGCCGCTCCACCTTCTAACTTTAATTCCCGGCATTCGATATCGCCGGTAAGCCTGCTGGCGCCCGCTAAAACAGCCTGAAAACTGTCAACGCCGCTAAAGCCGGTGATATTGCCGCGGGTGGCGGCGGCCAGTTCCAGGTACTTGAGCTGCGGCATGGTGATGATGAGCCGGGGCGACGGTGTTTGTTTGAACAACATGCCCAGGTGGCCCCAGCGGGTTACTAATTTGGCTTTGAGCTTATCACCGGCCATTTCCACCTTAACTTCATCGATAATTTCCTTGTCAGCATCTATAGCGACGGTGTAGCTGTCGCCATAGGATATTTCCAATTTCAGGGCGTTGCGCGCCTCAACTGCGGTAAATCCGCTTAGATCAAATTCTTTCCGTGACATGCCTAACCTCGTTTGATATCTATTACTGAGATTATAGCACCAGCACTGCGGTAGTGCCTTAAAAGACGAAGAAGGATTTACAAAGTAAAACGACGTAGTTATCATATGTCCATGTCGATTATAATTGCCGGGTACTCAAATTACACTAGGATTTCTAATTAATATGCCTGCCGATACAGAGTCTTACAGTATTATCATTGTACTTACCATCGCACTGGCGCTGGGGTGCCTTTTAACCGCTTTTCATTTTTACCGACGCCGCTGTCTTATCGATGATATGCCGACGTCCAAGACCAAAGGTGTCTTTATCGGGCTGGCTGAACTCAAAGGTACCGCTGAAAGTGAGTCACCGCTTACCAGTTATCTTGCCGCTGTCCGTTGCGTCTATTACACTTTTAAAGTGGAAGAACACTGGCACCGGGTGAGTGTCGGCGCAAAAGGCCGGGTCCAGAGTGAAAGCGGCTGGAAAACGGTAGCTCACGAGACACAAAGCGTACCAATTCTTCTCAAGGATGATACCGGATTCATCCGCGTTATGCCTTATGGCGCAGAAGTTCACGCCGATACTGTTTTTAGTAAGAAATGCCGCCGCGATGATGCGCTGTATTATGAAAAGGGGCCGCAAACGGCCGTCGCCTCCTCAACTCACCAGCGCCGCTTCACAGAGCAGGTTATTCCGCTACACACTGCTGTTTATGTGGTAGGCCAGGCGCGGGAGCGGGATGATATGGTGGCGGCGGAGATTGCTCAAAGTAAAAAAACGCCGCTTTTCCTGATTTCCACCCATGATGAGAAACATCACAGTGACCGCTACCGTCTGTGGCACTGGTTGTGGTTATGGCTTGGTCTATTGATTTCCATTGGAGGTATAGCACTGTATCATGCCCAAAGCCTATCGCCTTCACCGGTATGGGCACTGGTTTTTATGAGCGCAGGATTGTATCTGCTGGCGGTTGCCACGGGCTGGATTTGGAATGCCTATAACAATTTGGTCAATCTGCGCCAGCGAGTTAGTCAGGGTTGGTCGCAGATAGATGTTGAGCTTAAACGGCGGCACGACCTCATTCCCAATCTGATTCAAACAGTAGAAGAGTATCGCCGTCATGAAAGCGGGTTACAAGAACTGGTGGCGGAACTCAGACAGCAGGCGAAATTTAGCGGTGAGAACGACTTCACCGGGCTTCAGGGTCTTAGCGCATCTTTGACGGCCATTGCTGAACGTTATCCAGGACTCAAAGCAAGTGAATCATTCCTGGGATTGCAAAGGTCTCTTACCGAGACCGAACAGCGGCTGGCGCTGGCCAGGGATTATTATAATGAGATCGCTACGTTTTACCGGACGCGGTTAGAAGTGATACCTGAGCGCTGGTTGGGACAATTGACCGGTTTTGAAGCGCGACCGTTACTGGAATCCGCTGCCTTTGAGCGGGCGCTGGTAACGGTGACCCTGGCGCAGTGATCAAATCATGGAAAGCAGGGCTAACAGGCCGTAACCGAGGGCTGCGGCCACCGTCAGTGGCGGTAGCGCCGCCGTCGGGCCGCCTTTGAAAAACACTTTCTGCACCCAATAGACAGAGAGCAGCCCCGCCAGCAGGAAGGTAGCCATGACCGCTGCTGCCCCGATACCCCCGGCCGCCAGCACCGAGACCATTATAATCAGTGAAAAGCCGATATCGCCGCCGCCCAGCAGAGAAACCGTTTTTTCTTCCGGCTCATCCAGCTTGATGTCAGTGATGGACATTTGCCAACCCCCGGCAGCCATGGGATAAACAAAGGCAGGCACGATGTTAACACCGGAAAGTTTAGTGACCATCCACATCATATGACCAGAGCGCACCGATACCAGGTCATAAACTGAAACGACCGCCATCAGACCTAAGGCCAAGCCTGGCGAGAGTAGGAAACCGAAAACTGAGGCATAGCCGACTAGCGCCAACCCGAGGAGCAGATTGTGCAGCCACAAACGTGGCCAGCGCAACCAAGCCAGGGCTGCGGCTGCGGCGACCAGCGCCGCCACAATCACTGGTAGCGGCAGCGCCAGAATAACGAACACTCCCCAGGCATACAGAGTCATGAAAAGAGCCTTGGTGATGAATTTCAGGATTTTTAGGGGCAGAAATGCCAGCGCCAGCCCAATTAAAATTACGGCTGCAAAGAAATATGCCAACGGCAGCCCCGCCGTTACTTCCGGTATGGGGATTCCCTCATCTTCAATGAAACGCAACTGTCTGCTTGCGACCACGATGGCCAAAATTTCACTGATGATAAGGGTCAAAAGGCTCCAGTGGGCCGGTTTTAGACGCATATATGCCAGTTATTTTGTTTCATAGGGATTAGCTTAGTACAGGGCTGTCCCTAAGTAAAGGAAATGAGGCGATAAAACCAGAAGTACTATGGCGGTGCTCTGGTAAACAGTCTATAATAGAACAGTAATGGTCATTTCAGATGCCAGAACCTCCAGGCACCGGCAAGCAGTGCCCCATATCAGAGGCGCGCTGGTGCGCCGCCGCCTGCTGGACAGACTTCATTCCAACCTGGGTTATCATTTTCAGGTGATTAAATGCCCGGCTGGGTACGGTAAGACTACTCTCCTGGCTGACTTTGCCAGAGAAGTGGAAGCGCCGGTCTGCTGGTACAATGTTTCCGACGCCGACCGGGATCCATTTAGTCTTTATGAAGGGTTGGTGCAGGCGGTCGATAAGGCTTTCCCCGGAGTTGCCTTGCCTGGACGAAGGCTGGCAGATGGCAAAGTAAACGCCTTAGCAGTTGCCATCGGGGATTTGCTGAGTCAAATACCAGACTATTTTGTTTTAGTTATTGAAGACCTGCATATCCTGGCTCAAAGCCCTTCCGGTGAACTGATTGACCGCCTGGCAGAAGTATGGCCTGATAACGGTCATCTGGTGGTATCGACGCGCCAACTTGATAGTTTTGACCGGATCAATGACCATATTGAAAGGCAGCAAGCCGCCTGTCTTGTCGTTGCGGACTTGATGTTTACGCCTGATGAGGTCAAGCAGCTGGCCAAGGAGCGCCACGGTATTGATATTGATGACGCCGATGCCTGCCGGTTGACTGAAACACTTGATAGCTGGCCCTTAGGTATCTCGCTGGTGTTGAATTCACCCGATGGTCTAAATACCATGCACACCGTGGGCCGCGGCCATATCTTTGATTTTTTAACCCGTCAGGTTTTAAAGCAGCAATCTGTGATGACGCAAAAACTGTTATTGGGATTATCCACCTTCCTGTTTATTGAGCCCGACCTGTGCGCTGAGGTGCTGGAGGTTCCCAATTTCAGAAAGAAGTTGCGGCAACTACTGGAAAGTAATCTTTTCATCGCCGAAACCGGGCCGGAAATTTACAAATACCATCAACTCTTCCGTGACTTTCTACAAACAACTCTTAAAGAAAAAGACACTGAGCTTTTCTACTCATTGCATAACAAAGCGGCGGTAAAATTCGAAGCTGAAAGCAGACCCGAGACGGCTATCGAGCATTTTATTGCCAGCCGTAATTATGATGAAGCGGCACGGTTGATTCTGGGTATTAGCGACAAACTGCTGCGGCAGGGGCGATGGACCAGCGTGGTTAACTGGATAGAACGGCTGCCAGATAGCATCCAGAGCGGCACGGTGGATATGGTACTCCTTTACGCTCAGTGCCTGGTTCATACCGGTGAACCGGCCAAGGCCGGCGGGATCATCACGGCTATCATTTTAAATGAAGCTAAACCTCTTGACCGGGTCACCAAAGCCAGGGCGCTTTTTACCAGGAGCAGTGCCTGCCGCCTATTAGGACAACGTGACCAATCCCGTCTGGATGCGGAACAAGCGGCAACCTTGCTGGGTAGTAGTGAGATTCACAAGGGCTTGATGGGTGAAATCAACGCAAGACTTGGACACCTTCATTTTGATAAAAGTGAGTTCGCTCAGGCGTTGCAGTATTTTCAGAAAGCCAGGGAACTCTTTACTGCTGTTTTTGATGTAGACAATCTGGCCTTCGTTAATAATACGCTTGGCGGTATTTATAAGAACTATGGCGACCTGGGACAGGCGTCCACTTATTATGAATATGCCCGTCAGGGGTTCATAAAAAACGGGAACCGCGGCAATCTTTCCATGGCCTTAAGCAATATTGCCTATATACAACACAAACATGGCATGCATGAACTGGTTTTACAGACACTCACTGAAGCCCGTGATAACGCCCGGGCTGTGGGATACTGCCGGATTGAGTCCATTATCGCGTTAGCTTTCGGCGAAGTATACCGTGATTTGGGGACATGTGACAAATCACTGGATTCTTTTCAGGAAGCATTGAGTCTTGCAAGACAGTCTCAAGAGGCAAATTATATCGCTTATGCCAAAGCCGGTCTGGGGGAAACATACCGAATAATCGGGAACCTAGGGAAAGCGGCGTATTGGACAGAGGAAGCGCTTGCTCAGGCGCAAACGGAAAAGCAACCATATGAAATCGCACTGTTTAAAATGCAACTGGCAATGATCGACCACGGCAATAATAAGTCGGATGAAGCGGTAATATTATTGACTGAAGTGTATAAAAAACTACTCTTAATCGGTGATCGGGATGCTCTAGCCCGATGTTGCTTTGCGGCTGCTATAGCCAGTTTTTCCCAAAAGAATTATGAGTCTGCGGTGAGATGGCTGGGTTGGATGCTCGGACATATTGAAAACTTGGGCTATGATGATTTTGCGGTAATTGAAGGTGGTCGAAATCCTCTTCTGGTGCAGTATGCCGCTGCCAAGGAAATAGGCGGGCATTACTTTGAGCGTTTGATGGAACGTATCAAAGCAAAAAGGCAATTGCTACTATCGGTCAAAGAGCAGACGCCCACAGAAGTCCGCCTTACGCGGTTGCAGGGTTTCGGCTTCAATGATTCGAAGGTTGTTCTCGACGGCCAAGTGGTGAATGAGAGTGCCTGGCGTTCCAACCGGGCCAAAGAGTTGTTCTTCTTCCTGTTGAATAACCCCGGGAAATCAGCCGAGGAGATTGCCTGCCAACTCTGGCCGGAATTGCCGCCGGCTAAATCAGCTAGTAATTTTCACATCAACCTGTTCCGCGCCCGCCGAGC
This region includes:
- a CDS encoding dihydrofolate synthase/folylpolyglutamate synthase, producing the protein MSLVPDQEYLVALEWLYGFVDYEAVARPRDPSRYDLRRVCLLLEKLGNPHLKTRTVHIAGSKGKGSTAAMVYSVLRQSGFKVGLYTSPHLIETTERFRVNGRDITQAEFVAVALKLKPLVAAINAEARFGELTTFEIMTVMAFVFFSEQNVEWQVIEVGLGGRLDATNVVTPDIAVITTINLEHTEVLGSTLSEIAAEKAGIIKPGVPVVSAPQAGDVEKVIEDTCRRRGAPLRLTHMASLSPSYFKDEWQFFSITGRLNRYNIRLPLLGSYQRINTAVAVATLESLIEQGVNITKNNIEDGLAATEWPGRFQIVRQHPLVIVDGAHNPAAACELIISIKAYLPTRPHPAILVIGASADKDIGGMVEVLIPEFDEVVITRARHPRSMDIERLSAAFESRRKAVHRVETVGKAIQLGMDLAGNNGLVCITGSLFVVGEALETV
- a CDS encoding peroxiredoxin-like protein, encoding MPEEFKPGCQRPAIKKTAAETPVSAETPVKEVRKPMVKVGKPAPDFTASAFHNGKFINTSLSEYKGKWVLLCFYPGDFTFV
- a CDS encoding NAD(FAD)-utilizing dehydrogenase, whose protein sequence is MEKDLTVIIGGGAAGICAAISTVRRGGQAVICEKTSFLGKKILATGNGRCNLLNDDLSETHYNAAARVLVRSVFDRFGKAAILDFFKSLGLETYSQDGRIFPRTNQAASVLKLLEMELKRLNVPVEYGFDCDGVVRSGRGLMVTSKSGKRLGCRKVIIAGGGKTYPAFGADGGAFTLARQLGHTIVEPVPSAVPLVIKDNLCHMLQGQRIFASARSVVNGKPGEAVSGELLFTKYGLSGTCVFDISEAVSVAINRQHQTDVEVAVDMVPFMDEVPLTKELDRRRKMKVSPEDMLTGILPNKFGLVLKEHFEQNNLNIAVRSLKNRHFKVSGTRGWNEAEFTSGGVTVDEIKPGTLESKLTEGVYFAGEVLDVDGGRGGYNLGWAWASGVVAGNPD